From the Alphaproteobacteria bacterium genome, the window ACCTTGAAAACAAAGCACCCAAGTGAAAGCAGTTATCGTTATGCATTTTACAAGCTTCATAATTCCCACCATGAGTTTTAAGAGTAGCCTAACTTTTTACAAAACACAAGTTACACGCAGTTGCTTTGTATTTTGTTTATTGGCTGAGTTGATCGAAAAACTTAAACTTTTTAGGATTAATAATGAAAGTTGGTTTTTCATCTGTCTCAGCAAGAGCTTTCTCGTATGCTTGAAGGTGTCGATAGAAGGCGTAGAATTTCTGATTTTGGCTGTATGTTTTTTCATAAATATCAGCAGCTTTAGCATCCCCTTCTCCACGCATCTTTTCAGCATCTCGATTGGCCTCTGCAATAATGACGGTTGATTGACGATTGGCCTCGGCTTTGATGGCTTGGGCACGTTCATCTCCAATGGCGCGGAATTGTTTTGCGATCCGATCCCGTTCACTGATCATACGGTCATAGATTGCGCGGCTGATTTGTGTTGGGACATCGGCGCGGCGAATCCGAATATCAACAATTTCAACACCCATATAACCCGCTGAATCTTTCATTTCAGAGACGATTTCTGCCATAACCTCGGATCGGCGATCAGAGAGCATCACATCAAAATTAACCTTGGCAATGGTTTTGTTTAAGTCTGCCACCAATTGTTGCTGTAACAACATCATTGCTCTGCTGAGCGTTCGAGCACGTTGATAAAACTTCAAAGGATCGGCAATGCGAAAAAGGGAAAAGGTATCCACCACAACCCTGCTTTTATCCGACATGATGATTTCTTTGGCAGGAATATCAAGAGGGAGAGATTTCTTGCTATACTTCACCAACTCTTCGATGAAGGGAATTTTGAAATGGAGCCCAGGCTCTTGGATGATGCGTTGCGGATCCCCGAATTTGATGACAATCACTTGTTCATCGGGTTTAACGATGAATGTGCTTGAGATGGCAACAACAAGGAGGATGATTGCCAAAGATACCAGGAATTTAGCTTTTGTTGTAAGTGTCATTAACTTTACCGTTAGTTTGCGTTGGGAAGTTTCATGTGAGGTAGGATGCTACTGCTTGCTTGATCACCAACGATCACTTTTTTAGCATCTTTAAATACCTTTTCATATGTCTCTAATTTTAGTCTTGTTTCCATCAATCCTGGGTTTTTGCGATGTTCTTTGGCAAGCTGTCCAAAGTAGGCAACATCACCCGTTGCTTTTGCAATGGCTGCATCACGATACCCAATGGCTTCTTCGGTTATTTTTGCAGCTTCACCACGTGCTTGCGGGACAATGGTATTACGATAGGATTCTGCTTTGTTGATCACCTGCTTTTGATAGGCCTCAGCTGCTTCAACTTCACGGAAAGACCCAATCACTTCATCGGGAGGACTCACTTTGTCTAAGTTGATTTCTGCGATGTGGACACCCGATTGATACTTATCGAGGATTCTCTGAACCATCTCTTTTGTTTTGCTCTGAATTTCAGCACGGCCAGAAGTAAAGGTAGTATCGACAGGGGTTTTACCAACAACTTCACGAAGAGCGCTTTCTGTTGCGGCCTTAATCGCCATACGGGGTTGATTGACGTTGAAAACAAATTTTTCAGCATCTTTAATATTCCATTGGACAATGACGTTGACATCGACGATATTGCGATCACCCGTTAACATGTGTGATTCGTTGTGATTATTAAAGCCAATTTCCATTTTATGGGTGGAGGTGACATCAACCACAACTACTTCCTCAATAGGAGTGGGCAAGCGATAGTGAATGCCTTGATCAGACGTCCGGACCCATTTTCCAAACCTGAGAACAAGTCCCTGCTCATAAGGTTCAATTTGATAAAATCCACTGATGAGCCAAAGAAAAAGAGCCGCAAAAATCACCCAAAAAGGTGAAATATTTTTGGGAAAGGTGAAAGGGGGCTTCACCCCTATTTTTTTAGTGCGGCGGGAAATAAAATCTTCAACGTTTGATTTTTTCTTTTCAGCAGAGCCGCTGTTGCCCCAGGGATTATCTTGTTTTGAATGGTATGCGTCCATGAAACTCTCGAATTTATCTTTGAACTTTTAATCTATTTGTTTAAGTTTAATACCATGGCCGCCATCAATAAACAAGCACTGCAGACCCATTTAGATGCATTCAAGCTCCCGGATAGTGGCGTTCTTCTTTCCACGCTCCCTATCCAAACCCATTTTCAGTGGGAGGCAGATCCTGTTCGTCTTATTTTTTTTGGCGATGGACCCACAATCCGTATGCTTTCACACCATCAACAAGCATTGAAAAACCATGTGTTGCAAGTGGTCCGAGATAGGGATGTACAACTGATTTTTTCAAGCCAAGCCCCGCCTCAACAGGAATCGAACCAGAAAAAAAAGGTAGAAAAAATCCAACTCCCCTATATCAAAAATGTGGTTGCTGTTGCCTCAGGAAAAGGAGGGGTTGGCAAGTCAACAGTTGCCGTTAACCTTGCCTGTGCCCTTCAAAAAGCGGGTCATCGCGTCGGCCTTCTGGATCTGGATATTTATGGCCCGTCCCTTCCGACCATGCTGGGGCTGAACCAAGAACCTAAAAGAGAGGGTGGGAAAGCCATTCCTGTGGATTATCATGGGTTGGCTACCCTTTCAGTGGGATACCTGATACCAGCTGATAAGGCAGTTATTTGGCGGGGGCCCCTTGTTCAAAAAATGATTCAACAGTTTTTAACGGAAACCGCTTGGCCAGAATTAGACTATCTTATTCTAGATACCCCTCCAGGTACAGGAGATGTGCATTTATCCCTGGCTCAAATGGTACCTTTATCTGGTGTTTTGGTTGTCACAACACCGCAAAAACTATCTCTGATTGATGCTGAAAAAAGTGTTGAGATGTACGAAACGCTTAACATTCCTGTTTTTGGATTGATTGAAAATATGGCGGATGTTGAGTGCCCCTCTTGTCATCATTCTTTTCAAATATTTGACCAAGGCGGCGGAGAGTTTTTGAGTCAAAAAAAGCAAGTGCCTTTGCTGGCAAGTTTGTCCATGAGCAAGTCTATTCGAGAGAGTGCAGATCGCGGGAAACCTCTCTATGAACAGAGTGAACAAACACCTTTTCATGAAGGTATTGATAAAATTGTCACCTATTTAGAAAATATTTTGTCACAGAATGTTTAAGAGATTCTTTTTAGGTGACTCTTTTTTTCAGAGTTGGCGATCAGCTCTTTCTTGGCTTCGTCAAGGGAGTCAATGAACTGATAATTTAAGCGAGTCACATCTTGCAAAAACTTTTCTTTAGTTAAGTGGGTTATTAAATGTTCAAGAGGTTGCCAAAACCCTTTGTGATTTAGGATGATGATTGGCGCTTTGAGAACACCAACATATTGTAGAGTGAGAGCTTCGAATGCCTCGTCAAGGG encodes:
- a CDS encoding iron-sulfur cluster carrier protein ApbC, which produces MVCVHETLEFIFELLIYLFKFNTMAAINKQALQTHLDAFKLPDSGVLLSTLPIQTHFQWEADPVRLIFFGDGPTIRMLSHHQQALKNHVLQVVRDRDVQLIFSSQAPPQQESNQKKKVEKIQLPYIKNVVAVASGKGGVGKSTVAVNLACALQKAGHRVGLLDLDIYGPSLPTMLGLNQEPKREGGKAIPVDYHGLATLSVGYLIPADKAVIWRGPLVQKMIQQFLTETAWPELDYLILDTPPGTGDVHLSLAQMVPLSGVLVVTTPQKLSLIDAEKSVEMYETLNIPVFGLIENMADVECPSCHHSFQIFDQGGGEFLSQKKQVPLLASLSMSKSIRESADRGKPLYEQSEQTPFHEGIDKIVTYLENILSQNV
- the hflK gene encoding FtsH protease activity modulator HflK, with the translated sequence MDAYHSKQDNPWGNSGSAEKKKSNVEDFISRRTKKIGVKPPFTFPKNISPFWVIFAALFLWLISGFYQIEPYEQGLVLRFGKWVRTSDQGIHYRLPTPIEEVVVVDVTSTHKMEIGFNNHNESHMLTGDRNIVDVNVIVQWNIKDAEKFVFNVNQPRMAIKAATESALREVVGKTPVDTTFTSGRAEIQSKTKEMVQRILDKYQSGVHIAEINLDKVSPPDEVIGSFREVEAAEAYQKQVINKAESYRNTIVPQARGEAAKITEEAIGYRDAAIAKATGDVAYFGQLAKEHRKNPGLMETRLKLETYEKVFKDAKKVIVGDQASSSILPHMKLPNAN
- a CDS encoding protease modulator HflC; this encodes MTLTTKAKFLVSLAIILLVVAISSTFIVKPDEQVIVIKFGDPQRIIQEPGLHFKIPFIEELVKYSKKSLPLDIPAKEIIMSDKSRVVVDTFSLFRIADPLKFYQRARTLSRAMMLLQQQLVADLNKTIAKVNFDVMLSDRRSEVMAEIVSEMKDSAGYMGVEIVDIRIRRADVPTQISRAIYDRMISERDRIAKQFRAIGDERAQAIKAEANRQSTVIIAEANRDAEKMRGEGDAKAADIYEKTYSQNQKFYAFYRHLQAYEKALAETDEKPTFIINPKKFKFFDQLSQ